In Massilia forsythiae, one DNA window encodes the following:
- a CDS encoding M61 family metallopeptidase: MNAHFPQRRSGCATRRLAGASALALSLSLALALPAGAAQPAAPVIPAPTAQSYPGTIVLNVDATNLSQQIFQMRMSIPVKPGPLTLLYPQWLPANHGPNGPITQLAGLKFSANGKPVEWTRDPVQVFAFHLTVPEGATTLEAQYQYLSPLDATQGRNTMTDDILGVQWVSTTLYPAGYVARGVTVQANLKLPAGWHYATALETADRQGDDVHFKPSDLETLVDSPLFAGRYYKQFDLDPGAKVPVRLNVFADSPESLDAKPEQIAAHRKLVQQAYKLFNSHHYDHYDFLFALSDEFGGIGREHHQSSENGVKPGYFTDWAKSEAGRDLLPHEYTHSWDGKFRRPAGQDVPNFNTPLQNELLWVYEGQTQYWGNVLAARSGLVSMAGARDALAATAARYDSVAGRNWRAVQDTVNDPIMNARRPLGWANWQRSEDYYSEGQLIWLDVDTRLRELSGDKRSLNDFARAFYSVNDGSHLPAFYTFEDVVATLNKVQPYDWAAFLRNKLDGHGPGAPLDGLARAGWKLVYTDTPTDLVKGADDRNKVTDLSYSLGFTVAQDGAIRNLIWDGVAFRAGLAANSSIVAVNDRVYKPELLKAAIKEAKDGKPIRLLVKKGNVLRTVSLDYRGGLRYPRLERIPGTKDRLEGIYSALK, translated from the coding sequence ATGAACGCACATTTCCCGCAGCGCCGCTCCGGTTGCGCCACCCGCCGTCTTGCCGGTGCCTCCGCCCTGGCCTTGTCCCTGTCGCTGGCGCTGGCCCTGCCCGCCGGCGCCGCCCAGCCGGCCGCGCCCGTCATTCCTGCGCCGACCGCCCAGTCCTATCCCGGCACCATCGTGCTGAACGTCGATGCGACCAACCTGTCGCAGCAGATCTTCCAGATGCGCATGTCGATCCCGGTGAAGCCCGGTCCGCTGACGCTGCTGTATCCGCAATGGCTGCCGGCCAACCACGGTCCGAACGGCCCGATCACCCAGCTGGCCGGCCTGAAGTTCAGCGCCAACGGCAAGCCGGTCGAGTGGACGCGCGACCCGGTGCAGGTGTTCGCGTTCCACCTGACCGTGCCGGAAGGCGCGACCACGCTGGAAGCGCAGTACCAGTACCTGTCGCCGCTGGACGCCACGCAGGGCCGCAACACCATGACCGACGACATCCTCGGCGTGCAATGGGTGTCGACCACGCTGTACCCGGCCGGCTACGTGGCGCGCGGCGTGACGGTGCAGGCCAACCTCAAGCTGCCCGCCGGCTGGCACTACGCCACCGCGCTGGAAACCGCCGACCGCCAGGGCGACGATGTCCACTTCAAGCCGAGCGACCTGGAGACGCTGGTCGACTCGCCGCTGTTCGCCGGCCGCTACTACAAGCAGTTCGACCTCGACCCGGGCGCCAAGGTGCCGGTGCGCCTGAACGTGTTCGCCGACAGTCCGGAAAGCCTGGACGCCAAGCCGGAACAGATCGCCGCCCACCGCAAGCTGGTTCAACAAGCATATAAACTGTTTAACTCGCACCACTACGACCACTACGACTTCCTGTTCGCGCTGTCGGACGAATTCGGCGGCATCGGCCGCGAGCACCACCAGTCCAGCGAGAACGGCGTCAAGCCGGGCTACTTCACCGACTGGGCCAAGAGCGAGGCCGGGCGCGACCTGCTGCCGCACGAGTACACGCACTCGTGGGACGGCAAGTTCCGCCGCCCGGCCGGCCAGGACGTCCCCAACTTCAACACCCCGCTGCAGAACGAGCTGCTGTGGGTGTACGAGGGCCAGACCCAGTATTGGGGGAACGTGCTGGCGGCGCGCTCGGGCCTGGTGTCGATGGCCGGCGCGCGCGACGCGCTGGCCGCCACCGCGGCGCGCTACGACAGTGTCGCCGGCCGCAACTGGCGCGCGGTGCAGGACACGGTCAACGACCCGATCATGAACGCGCGCCGTCCGCTCGGCTGGGCCAACTGGCAGCGCAGCGAGGATTATTATTCGGAAGGCCAGCTGATCTGGCTGGACGTCGACACCCGCCTGCGCGAACTGTCCGGCGACAAGCGCTCGCTGAACGATTTCGCGCGCGCCTTCTACAGCGTGAACGACGGCAGCCACCTGCCCGCCTTCTACACCTTCGAGGACGTGGTGGCGACGCTGAACAAGGTCCAGCCCTACGACTGGGCCGCCTTCCTGCGCAACAAGCTCGACGGCCACGGCCCGGGCGCCCCGCTGGACGGCCTGGCGCGCGCCGGCTGGAAGCTGGTCTACACCGACACCCCGACCGACCTGGTCAAGGGCGCCGACGACCGCAACAAGGTCACCGACCTGAGCTACTCGCTCGGCTTCACGGTGGCCCAGGACGGCGCCATCCGCAACCTGATCTGGGACGGCGTGGCCTTCCGCGCCGGCCTGGCGGCCAACAGCAGCATCGTCGCCGTCAACGACCGCGTCTACAAGCCGGAACTGCTGAAGGCCGCGATCAAGGAAGCGAAGGACGGCAAGCCGATCCGGCTGCTGGTCAAGAAGGGCAACGTGCTGCGCACCGTCTCGCTCGACTACCGCGGCGGCCTGCGTTACCCGCGCCTGGAACGCATCCCGGGCACCAAGGACCGTCTGGAAGGCATCTATTCGGCGCTGAAGTAA